The following proteins are co-located in the Clostridia bacterium genome:
- a CDS encoding GIY-YIG nuclease family protein: MATRGKSINLFLMDGTPTGRIKCTLANWTGVAYKIPRTELDKCKDITILKQSGVYFLFGISDETGQDVVYVGQAGVRKNGEGILLRLKEHVQNQEKDYWTEAVAFATSNNSFGPTEISYLENRFCNMAKNASRSVVKNDKEPNSGHVTEEKESELEEFIDYARIVMGALGHKVFEPLTQSALVKSDEDSSTTVQEVIFELKQGNCNARGQRTSDGFVLFEGSKIKMKLSSSCPKHAKKAREHFSLKISADGVLQSDIPLRSPAEAACFVTGTSINAREAWKTSDGKTLNEVEKGL; this comes from the coding sequence ATGGCTACACGTGGAAAAAGTATAAACCTATTTTTGATGGATGGTACCCCAACCGGACGTATTAAGTGTACTCTCGCCAACTGGACCGGCGTTGCATATAAAATTCCTCGCACTGAGCTAGATAAATGTAAAGATATTACTATTCTTAAGCAAAGTGGGGTTTACTTCCTTTTTGGCATCTCTGATGAGACAGGTCAGGATGTTGTTTATGTGGGGCAGGCAGGCGTGAGAAAAAACGGTGAGGGAATCCTCCTTCGTTTGAAAGAGCACGTTCAAAATCAAGAAAAAGACTATTGGACTGAAGCTGTAGCATTTGCCACATCAAATAATTCATTTGGACCGACCGAAATTAGCTATCTTGAAAATCGCTTCTGCAACATGGCTAAAAATGCCAGTAGAAGTGTTGTGAAGAATGATAAAGAACCAAACTCAGGGCATGTCACCGAAGAAAAAGAAAGTGAGCTTGAAGAATTCATTGATTATGCAAGGATTGTAATGGGTGCCTTAGGTCATAAGGTATTTGAACCTCTTACTCAATCAGCCCTTGTGAAGTCTGACGAAGATTCTAGCACTACTGTACAAGAAGTTATTTTTGAGCTCAAACAGGGGAACTGTAATGCCAGGGGGCAGCGAACAAGTGATGGCTTCGTGCTTTTCGAAGGTAGCAAGATAAAAATGAAGCTATCGTCATCCTGCCCAAAACATGCAAAGAAAGCGCGAGAACATTTTTCACTAAAGATAAGCGCTGATGGGGTTTTACAATCAGATATACCCTTACGAAGTCCTGCTGAAGCCGCATGCTTCGTGACTGGAACATCAATTAATGCTCGTGAAGCTTGGAAGACATCCGATGGTAAGACATTAAATGAGGTTGAAAAGGGTCTATAA
- a CDS encoding helix-turn-helix domain-containing protein, whose product MDYITAKEASEKWSISERRVQVLCRQGKIPGVYRLGWAWAIPKDAMKPKDDRHKNINERGKDEF is encoded by the coding sequence ATGGACTATATCACAGCAAAAGAAGCTTCAGAAAAATGGAGTATTTCAGAACGTCGGGTTCAGGTTTTATGTAGACAGGGTAAGATTCCTGGAGTATATCGTCTTGGTTGGGCGTGGGCAATACCAAAGGATGCTATGAAACCAAAAGATGATAGACATAAGAATATCAATGAGAGGGGTAAGGATGAATTTTAA
- a CDS encoding N-6 DNA methylase, which yields MITKQALGNTLFGMADILRDKVEDYKSYILSLLFFKRLSDNYTWEIEYGLQEFRKEFGVEPNEKQKQKIIADKHDFIIPEGCFWEDVRKAPLDKKNDALNKAVNNIADANVALKGVINTVRWNEPSPDGSGGKKLHPEVLSLLVSYLDAVDLSNRNASVDVLGDAYEYLIKRFADENKGGTTAGQFYTPQEVVDIIVRYLKPQKGNTVYDPTCGSGGFLINSAKYIKRTTGSQKNIRLFGQEDVWNTWAIANINMILHGLDASIKKGDTLRDPKFTEEENDLAIRTFDLVMANFPFSQENWWKNGEPKKDKKGKAVLKNDGSPQLEYPGKEDFNDPYDRFEYGIPPYSNGDFAFLQHIVASMSENGKAGVVCPQGVLFRGQPEKTEEEDGQNRKADDEYLIRRGFLQGSVNKDGEFVRGVNIIDAIVVLPGNLFYGTTIPGSIVFFNKNKPEERKEKVLLVYAAKEGWYKEEPNMNVLLPQDILRISTILESWGDIEIAKEWITSQKVRLRELIKEELDFKKSEIELDTQEDIKLAEEKLRKAELQVTVKEEEGKKPTKTELGNLEKAKDAFGKLVSLREQRIIEAERQAEMERAAIDEVEAELINMLADPEMRKRYFSIVDMEELEENEFNLNIPRYVDTFEPEEEIDLGEAIKGFKAALLEESEVDELLSKLMEVIQR from the coding sequence ATGATAACAAAACAAGCATTAGGAAATACCCTTTTTGGAATGGCAGATATCTTGAGAGACAAGGTCGAGGACTACAAGTCATACATCCTCTCACTTTTGTTTTTTAAAAGGCTTTCTGATAACTATACATGGGAAATTGAATACGGTTTACAGGAATTTAGGAAAGAGTTCGGTGTCGAACCAAACGAAAAGCAGAAACAGAAAATCATTGCCGATAAACATGACTTCATTATTCCAGAGGGATGTTTTTGGGAAGACGTACGAAAAGCCCCTCTTGATAAAAAAAACGATGCTTTAAATAAGGCGGTTAATAATATTGCGGATGCGAATGTTGCGCTTAAAGGAGTTATTAATACTGTACGATGGAATGAGCCATCACCTGATGGATCTGGTGGGAAAAAGCTTCATCCAGAAGTACTTAGTCTTCTTGTAAGCTATCTTGATGCGGTGGATTTAAGTAATCGCAATGCTTCAGTTGATGTTCTAGGCGATGCTTATGAGTATTTAATTAAAAGGTTTGCTGACGAAAATAAAGGGGGTACTACCGCGGGACAGTTTTATACTCCGCAAGAAGTAGTAGATATTATAGTTCGGTACCTTAAACCCCAAAAAGGTAACACCGTTTATGATCCGACCTGTGGCTCTGGTGGTTTTTTAATTAATTCTGCCAAATACATTAAAAGAACAACAGGGTCTCAAAAGAATATACGCCTTTTTGGACAAGAAGATGTCTGGAACACGTGGGCGATTGCAAATATTAATATGATCTTACATGGTCTCGATGCCTCAATAAAGAAAGGCGATACTTTAAGAGACCCCAAATTTACAGAAGAGGAAAATGATCTTGCGATTAGAACGTTTGATTTAGTTATGGCAAATTTCCCATTTTCACAAGAGAACTGGTGGAAAAATGGTGAACCCAAAAAAGATAAAAAAGGGAAAGCGGTTTTAAAGAATGATGGCTCCCCTCAATTAGAGTATCCAGGGAAAGAAGATTTTAACGATCCATATGATCGTTTTGAGTATGGAATTCCACCGTACTCAAACGGGGATTTTGCATTTTTACAGCATATAGTAGCTTCAATGAGTGAAAATGGAAAAGCGGGTGTGGTTTGTCCTCAAGGAGTATTATTCCGTGGTCAGCCAGAAAAAACAGAAGAGGAAGATGGACAAAACCGAAAAGCAGATGATGAATATTTAATTCGTCGTGGCTTCTTACAAGGATCAGTCAATAAAGATGGTGAGTTTGTTAGAGGAGTTAATATAATAGATGCAATTGTTGTGTTGCCGGGGAACCTTTTCTATGGAACTACAATACCGGGTTCAATTGTATTTTTCAATAAAAATAAACCGGAAGAGCGTAAAGAAAAGGTTTTGTTGGTTTATGCAGCTAAAGAAGGATGGTACAAAGAAGAACCAAATATGAATGTTTTGTTACCTCAGGACATTTTGCGAATTTCTACAATTCTTGAATCCTGGGGTGATATTGAAATAGCTAAAGAATGGATAACATCCCAAAAGGTACGACTTAGAGAACTCATTAAAGAAGAACTTGACTTTAAGAAAAGTGAAATAGAACTTGATACACAAGAAGACATTAAATTAGCAGAGGAAAAGCTACGAAAAGCAGAGCTGCAAGTAACAGTTAAAGAAGAAGAGGGCAAGAAGCCGACTAAAACAGAGTTGGGTAATTTGGAAAAAGCCAAAGATGCTTTTGGAAAATTAGTTTCCCTGAGAGAACAACGTATTATTGAGGCCGAGAGGCAAGCTGAAATGGAAAGAGCAGCTATTGATGAAGTTGAAGCCGAACTGATCAACATGCTTGCTGATCCTGAGATGCGTAAACGCTATTTTTCTATTGTTGATATGGAGGAACTGGAAGAGAATGAGTTCAACCTAAATATACCACGATATGTGGATACCTTTGAACCTGAGGAAGAGATAGATTTAGGTGAAGCGATCAAAGGCTTTAAAGCTGCTTTGCTGGAAGAAAGTGAAGTTGATGAGTTGCTTTCAAAGCTAATGGAGGTGATTCAAAGATGA
- a CDS encoding restriction endonuclease subunit S, which yields MKALQKFTNAGIPKDWTPLRLKTVCNFNYGIPLSDSNRVDGPYPVYGSNGIVGWHNSYFVTGPGIVVGRKGTAGEVSWVFDNFTPIDTTFYITLKDQTNNMKYVYYLLQICGFEKFSGATGVPGLNRNDAYKLIIPMPKETEQKAIAEILSKVDQAIEVVKKSIKVADKLKKSLMQNILTGKLKPDGSWRSEEEFYVDEKFGKIPKGWHIVKGNKITSKITKGQSPKWKGFEYQPSGILFVTSENVRDGYIDVSEPKFLPVEFHEKIKNSQLQNGDVLINIVGASIGRCAVYDLNIELANTNQAVCVLRINDDNDSKFISYYLQSEKTQRRLLGSQVETARANLSLSDFRKFKFIIPETKHEQLLIAEEIEKVNSLIVSKQTKIHSLRILKKSLMQNLLTGKVRVNVEEINQLLEEV from the coding sequence ATGAAGGCTCTTCAGAAATTTACTAATGCAGGGATACCCAAAGACTGGACTCCGTTAAGGTTGAAAACGGTTTGTAATTTTAACTATGGAATCCCCTTGTCTGACTCAAATAGAGTAGATGGACCCTATCCTGTATATGGCTCGAACGGGATTGTTGGTTGGCACAATTCATATTTTGTTACAGGTCCAGGAATTGTTGTGGGCAGAAAAGGCACTGCAGGAGAAGTATCTTGGGTATTTGATAATTTCACACCGATTGACACTACATTTTATATCACTCTCAAAGACCAAACTAATAACATGAAATATGTATATTACCTGCTTCAAATTTGTGGTTTCGAGAAATTTTCTGGAGCAACAGGGGTTCCTGGTCTAAACAGAAACGATGCTTATAAATTAATAATTCCTATGCCGAAAGAGACTGAACAAAAAGCTATCGCCGAAATTCTTTCCAAAGTTGACCAAGCTATTGAGGTAGTTAAAAAAAGCATCAAGGTAGCAGATAAACTTAAAAAGTCTCTGATGCAAAACATACTCACTGGCAAGCTTAAGCCAGATGGTTCTTGGCGTAGTGAAGAAGAGTTTTATGTGGACGAGAAGTTTGGAAAGATACCTAAGGGATGGCACATAGTCAAAGGAAATAAAATTACATCAAAAATAACAAAAGGCCAATCGCCAAAATGGAAGGGCTTTGAATACCAACCTTCAGGTATACTTTTCGTTACAAGCGAAAATGTGCGAGATGGTTATATTGATGTATCTGAGCCCAAATTCCTACCAGTTGAATTTCATGAGAAGATCAAAAATAGCCAACTACAAAACGGAGATGTATTAATTAATATTGTTGGGGCGTCGATTGGTCGTTGTGCAGTTTATGATCTGAATATAGAGTTAGCTAATACAAATCAGGCAGTATGTGTATTACGAATAAATGATGATAATGATAGCAAGTTTATTTCTTATTATTTACAATCCGAGAAGACTCAAAGAAGGCTTTTGGGTTCTCAAGTTGAGACTGCACGAGCAAATTTGTCTCTTAGTGATTTTAGAAAATTTAAATTTATAATACCTGAAACAAAACATGAACAATTATTAATTGCTGAAGAAATAGAGAAGGTTAATTCTCTTATTGTCTCCAAACAAACCAAGATACACTCACTGAGAATTCTCAAAAAATCGCTCATGCAAAACCTCTTGACGGGTAAGGTGAGAGTGAATGTAGAAGAAATCAACCAATTACTGGAGGAGGTATAA
- a CDS encoding HsdR family type I site-specific deoxyribonuclease codes for MSKLSELKGVEKPVTEWLTKMGWTFKSNEDLKAYNRPFSNPIISQILVEKVAEFNRISISVAETVVDQLLQHLNNPSPIIGNENFLEKLVKGITLSIDGEDRDFHFIDFDNIWNNSMIVTNQYWVQGFKMVKTDIVLLINGIPLIPIEAKQRARKGTNWIEGVRQFSTYDQRADKLFMCHGFGVACNGRITKYGIPGASSSYFNEWKSTVLDTTHANPILDESNDLCKTYLNDEDGFYHFDVERLPNGEVLERMKLGIIGLLQPARVLDIIKNFLVFERTDGKIIKKVARYQQLRAANKIVHRVVESDLKQGVIWHTQGSGKSLTMLYTAYKLRNIPKLNDPTVYIVVDRKDLKEQIGGTFDDCEFPNARPVYNIGDLKYIIDNAPAGVFITTIQKFRELGNRQDNRDNIIILIDEAHRTQYGDFQIELQNVLPNARRFAFTGTPIPKTHKEFGVKNAKGNQEYYLDKYGIKDAIEDGATVPIRYTFGPQEWFLDKDKLKAGYEEITADLTEDEKRMVEKRVQPWKVFLKHEDRIAVLAKDIAEDFRNVVEPQGYKAQVVACDKEACVLYYNELLKYFDRSEITIIFSTGNYEEGEKYELFKDHYKEDKERRRLIAKFKKRITLEEQREGNNLKIIIVCNMLLTGFDAPIEQTMYLDSPIRDHNLLQAVARTNRPYDDKVSKLSKEFGRIVDYVGVFENYKDALNYDPEDIGEFEDVESLVLQFPKVLDDAFEPFKDIKLEDTYECSMAIVRKLTELDQGKFEQSYKEVLQLWESISPHPRLRDYREKYLWLNAVYEIYLEEFKRLDFEAEVYAAKTRKLIQESAQLIDFKGHLPEVKIDSNYLNELKETKLSPTDKAEKIIRDIETVIRRNEANSAVYIEFQNRLDELIKKKQEESDSIEQLILKLSELYSELDDISTLPQRMGFEDRGTFEIFTHIKNARIENFHEEITREFAKDVVDSVIRKKIYIGWQDVPNEINRLRVNIEIFAAADKYQQLAIDEDAHLMDTIMLSVVKHFGLR; via the coding sequence ATGAGTAAGTTATCAGAACTCAAAGGTGTAGAAAAACCGGTCACTGAATGGCTAACAAAGATGGGTTGGACTTTTAAGAGTAATGAGGACCTAAAGGCTTATAACCGACCATTTTCCAACCCAATCATAAGCCAGATTTTAGTTGAGAAGGTGGCAGAGTTTAATAGGATATCTATAAGCGTTGCTGAAACAGTGGTTGATCAGCTTCTTCAACACCTTAACAACCCAAGTCCAATTATTGGGAACGAGAACTTTCTCGAGAAACTCGTTAAGGGAATCACTCTTTCGATTGATGGAGAAGACCGAGATTTTCATTTTATCGACTTTGATAATATCTGGAACAACAGCATGATTGTTACCAACCAGTACTGGGTGCAAGGCTTTAAAATGGTGAAGACAGATATCGTCCTACTGATCAACGGTATCCCGCTCATACCTATTGAAGCAAAACAGCGTGCCCGAAAGGGAACAAACTGGATTGAAGGGGTAAGACAGTTTTCCACCTATGATCAGAGAGCGGACAAACTTTTTATGTGTCATGGATTTGGCGTTGCCTGCAATGGTCGTATAACCAAATACGGCATACCTGGTGCGTCATCTTCCTATTTTAATGAATGGAAAAGTACTGTCCTGGATACTACGCATGCAAACCCTATTCTTGATGAATCCAATGACCTTTGCAAAACCTATCTGAATGATGAAGATGGCTTTTATCACTTTGATGTGGAACGTCTGCCTAATGGCGAAGTGTTAGAAAGAATGAAGTTAGGAATTATCGGCTTGCTACAACCTGCGAGGGTCTTGGACATTATTAAAAACTTTCTGGTGTTTGAACGAACAGATGGTAAAATCATAAAAAAAGTAGCTAGATACCAGCAGCTTCGTGCTGCCAATAAAATAGTCCATCGAGTTGTTGAATCCGATTTGAAACAAGGTGTTATATGGCATACACAAGGTTCCGGAAAAAGCCTGACTATGCTATACACAGCTTATAAACTCCGCAACATTCCAAAGCTCAATGATCCGACGGTTTATATTGTTGTTGATAGAAAAGATCTTAAAGAACAAATTGGGGGCACTTTTGATGATTGTGAATTTCCTAACGCAAGACCAGTTTATAATATAGGAGATTTGAAGTACATAATCGATAATGCACCAGCAGGAGTATTTATAACGACAATTCAAAAGTTCCGAGAATTGGGAAATAGACAGGATAATAGAGATAATATCATCATTCTTATCGATGAAGCTCATCGAACACAGTATGGTGATTTTCAGATTGAACTTCAGAATGTACTTCCAAATGCTCGACGATTTGCCTTTACAGGTACTCCAATACCTAAAACTCATAAAGAATTCGGAGTTAAAAATGCCAAGGGAAATCAAGAGTATTACCTTGATAAGTATGGGATTAAGGATGCAATTGAGGATGGGGCGACCGTTCCTATTCGCTATACCTTCGGACCGCAGGAGTGGTTTCTTGACAAGGATAAGCTAAAAGCTGGCTATGAAGAAATTACAGCAGATTTAACTGAAGATGAAAAACGAATGGTTGAAAAAAGAGTACAGCCATGGAAAGTTTTTTTGAAACATGAGGATCGTATTGCGGTACTTGCTAAGGATATTGCTGAAGACTTTAGAAATGTCGTGGAACCTCAAGGATATAAAGCCCAGGTGGTAGCTTGTGACAAAGAGGCTTGTGTGCTCTACTATAATGAGCTTCTTAAATATTTTGATCGATCCGAAATAACTATTATTTTTTCTACTGGCAACTATGAAGAAGGGGAGAAGTATGAGTTATTTAAAGATCATTATAAAGAAGATAAGGAACGCCGTAGGCTAATTGCGAAATTTAAGAAACGTATCACACTGGAAGAACAGAGGGAAGGAAATAATCTTAAGATAATTATTGTTTGTAATATGCTTCTAACAGGCTTTGATGCGCCTATTGAGCAGACTATGTATCTTGATAGCCCAATTAGGGATCACAACCTTCTACAGGCTGTTGCAAGAACTAATCGACCATATGATGATAAGGTTTCCAAACTTTCTAAAGAATTCGGTAGAATAGTAGACTATGTCGGAGTGTTTGAAAATTATAAAGACGCATTGAATTATGACCCTGAAGATATTGGAGAGTTTGAGGATGTAGAAAGTCTGGTTCTTCAGTTCCCAAAAGTGCTCGATGATGCTTTTGAACCTTTTAAGGACATTAAGCTTGAGGATACATATGAGTGTTCTATGGCAATCGTCAGAAAGTTAACGGAATTAGATCAGGGTAAATTTGAGCAGTCTTATAAAGAGGTACTACAGTTGTGGGAATCAATATCACCACATCCGAGGCTCAGAGATTATCGTGAGAAGTATTTGTGGCTCAATGCAGTTTATGAGATTTACCTTGAGGAATTCAAACGTCTTGATTTTGAAGCGGAAGTGTATGCAGCGAAGACCCGTAAATTAATTCAGGAAAGTGCGCAGTTGATTGATTTCAAAGGGCATCTACCTGAAGTGAAAATTGATTCGAACTATTTGAATGAACTTAAGGAAACTAAGCTTTCTCCAACCGATAAGGCTGAAAAGATTATTCGCGATATTGAAACTGTAATCAGAAGAAACGAAGCGAATAGTGCAGTCTATATTGAATTCCAAAATAGATTAGACGAGCTTATTAAAAAGAAACAGGAAGAAAGTGATTCAATAGAGCAGTTAATACTAAAACTCAGCGAGCTTTATAGTGAATTAGACGATATTTCGACGCTTCCACAAAGAATGGGATTTGAGGATAGAGGCACATTTGAAATATTCACGCATATTAAAAATGCAAGGATAGAGAATTTTCATGAAGAAATAACCAGAGAGTTTGCAAAAGATGTTGTTGATTCTGTCATTCGGAAGAAGATATATATTGGCTGGCAGGATGTACCGAATGAAATAAATAGGCTACGAGTTAATATAGAAATCTTTGCAGCTGCAGATAAATACCAGCAATTGGCCATTGACGAGGATGCTCATTTAATGGATACAATCATGCTGAGTGTTGTCAAGCATTTTGGTTTGAGGTGA
- a CDS encoding M48 family metallopeptidase has product MILTEGYTLERKNIKHARIRVSEDKQVRVLVPYSFTDEDISALMTKKSKWISKQLAFFDKKSQIELNRNQLLFYGNRYSYFYDETYSRKIVIDHSFKTIRAKKDLLDPKIQKNWYKKEARKYLVSRTEELAKSLSFSYKAIYVRDQKTKLGNCSQDGNISLNWRLIKAPTLVSDYIIIHELVHTRIMSHSSKFWTMLKSLYPDYKDAMNWLDKYGNSL; this is encoded by the coding sequence ATGATCTTGACCGAAGGTTATACATTAGAAAGAAAAAATATTAAACATGCGCGAATAAGAGTATCCGAAGATAAGCAAGTTAGGGTTTTGGTGCCGTATTCTTTTACAGATGAGGATATCTCAGCGCTTATGACGAAAAAATCAAAATGGATTTCTAAACAGCTAGCTTTTTTTGATAAGAAATCTCAAATTGAGTTGAATCGCAACCAATTACTATTCTATGGTAACAGGTATTCTTATTTTTACGACGAAACTTACAGTCGAAAAATAGTAATTGATCATAGCTTCAAAACGATTCGTGCAAAAAAGGATTTACTTGATCCTAAGATTCAAAAAAACTGGTATAAGAAAGAGGCACGTAAATACTTAGTTTCCAGAACTGAAGAGTTAGCGAAAAGCTTAAGTTTTTCGTATAAAGCTATTTATGTAAGAGATCAAAAGACTAAACTTGGGAATTGTTCTCAGGATGGAAACATATCTCTTAATTGGCGGCTAATCAAGGCCCCGACATTAGTTTCTGATTATATCATTATTCATGAGCTTGTTCATACTAGAATAATGAGTCATTCAAGCAAATTTTGGACTATGCTAAAGTCTTTGTATCCAGACTACAAGGATGCAATGAACTGGCTTGACAAGTATGGGAATAGTTTGTGA
- a CDS encoding ATP-binding protein, translating into MKANLIENLIISHCIGDESKFSDAVYELIKDEEKKGNVPLATRLRKAYETKQKTKSEPEFSVSSANFTPQAAQGVTPRDKDSLLELYEIVQPNVRLEDVILPESQKSALEQLIEEQKNAEALKKHNIEPANRLLLCGPPGCGKTMTAYAIGQALSLPIAYVRLDGLVSSYLGQTSTNLRKVFDSVRNQRIILFLDEFDAIAKKRDDSNELGELKRVVTTLLQNFDNMPSNVLLIAATNHEHLLDPAIWRRFNLTITMELPNEVQRLILLQKWLKEYAIDETLDYENLAKITEGLNGAQIKELTKAAAKKYFISKEIKTEDVIAIFIQQQTMYSGSNDDAIKLLSEMNNKGVSLRTLAKAIGVTHSTLDYRIKKYRGEQIDE; encoded by the coding sequence ATGAAAGCTAACTTAATTGAAAATCTAATAATTTCGCATTGCATTGGGGATGAGAGTAAATTCTCAGATGCCGTTTATGAATTGATAAAAGATGAAGAAAAGAAAGGAAATGTTCCTTTAGCAACCCGTTTAAGAAAAGCATATGAAACAAAGCAAAAGACTAAATCGGAGCCTGAATTTAGTGTGAGTTCGGCCAATTTTACGCCTCAAGCAGCACAGGGAGTTACACCGAGAGATAAAGATAGTCTTTTGGAGCTGTACGAAATTGTACAACCAAATGTAAGGTTGGAAGATGTAATATTACCGGAAAGCCAGAAAAGTGCATTAGAACAGTTGATTGAAGAGCAAAAAAATGCTGAGGCTTTAAAGAAACATAACATTGAGCCAGCGAATCGATTACTGCTATGTGGTCCACCTGGTTGTGGAAAAACAATGACTGCATATGCCATAGGTCAAGCGTTAAGTTTACCCATTGCATATGTAAGATTAGACGGTCTTGTGTCATCTTATTTAGGCCAAACAAGCACAAATTTGAGAAAAGTGTTTGATTCTGTACGAAATCAGAGGATTATTTTATTTTTAGATGAGTTTGATGCAATCGCAAAAAAGAGAGATGATTCTAATGAACTTGGTGAATTAAAGCGCGTAGTTACTACACTACTTCAGAATTTTGATAATATGCCGAGTAATGTACTGTTAATAGCTGCTACTAATCATGAACATTTGCTTGATCCAGCAATATGGAGAAGATTTAATCTGACGATAACTATGGAATTACCTAACGAAGTACAACGATTAATATTACTTCAGAAATGGTTGAAAGAATATGCGATTGATGAAACCCTTGACTATGAGAATTTAGCAAAGATTACTGAAGGCCTAAATGGCGCACAAATAAAAGAACTTACTAAAGCTGCAGCTAAAAAATACTTTATTAGTAAAGAAATAAAAACAGAGGACGTTATAGCAATTTTTATTCAGCAACAAACGATGTATTCAGGAAGCAATGATGATGCTATAAAATTACTAAGTGAAATGAACAATAAGGGGGTATCCCTTAGAACACTGGCAAAAGCTATAGGTGTGACACATTCAACACTAGATTATAGAATTAAAAAGTATAGGGGGGAACAAATAGATGAGTAA
- a CDS encoding DUF4406 domain-containing protein, which produces MDRFNAEHYPDPTAADALAAVARDEKVKARKPCVFICSPFAGDTVANTMRAIRYMRFAVMKGAIPFAPHLLYPQVLDENDPSERERGLVFGMVWLGKCDELWVFGSHISNGMDREIAKAKKRGIPIRRFSDACEEVCE; this is translated from the coding sequence ATGGACAGGTTTAATGCGGAACACTACCCTGATCCAACAGCTGCCGATGCACTGGCGGCTGTTGCACGAGATGAAAAGGTAAAGGCAAGGAAGCCCTGCGTGTTCATCTGCTCTCCATTTGCTGGGGATACTGTAGCGAACACAATGAGAGCTATTCGGTACATGCGGTTTGCAGTGATGAAAGGTGCGATTCCCTTCGCGCCTCATCTGCTGTACCCACAAGTACTGGATGAAAACGATCCCTCTGAACGTGAGCGTGGTCTGGTTTTTGGAATGGTCTGGCTCGGCAAGTGCGATGAGTTATGGGTGTTCGGTAGCCACATATCAAATGGCATGGATCGCGAGATTGCTAAAGCAAAGAAAAGAGGTATTCCCATCCGACGTTTCAGCGATGCTTGTGAGGAGGTTTGCGAATGA